A stretch of Henckelia pumila isolate YLH828 chromosome 4, ASM3356847v2, whole genome shotgun sequence DNA encodes these proteins:
- the LOC140867215 gene encoding uncharacterized protein, with translation MDGRRRPKWDDCRRSQKKKPPRFCWQPVVPLWEKEFCKVVGSLDWDTLSQMKKFTHLYDNVINWNDSAGEEAFSNAKKRFWAQKNGLPCDIPLPDPDVYIDQIDWDINIDPEPLPDHDAVPDEVANRDPVIIFGDDFIANQAFSPSGWGDNEENLNVPVGYSFGNHVDPWEQNWGNPYSNQPVFEWPGFAIDGWYLTTNGGDSRHMQYGSGWNTGWG, from the coding sequence TTTGTTGGCAGCCGGTTGTGCCGTTATGGGAGAAAGAATTTTGCAAAGTGGTTGGTTCTCTGGATTGGGACACATTGTCACAGATGAAGAAGTTTACACACCTCTATGATAATGTGATTAATTGGAATGACTCTGCGGGAGAAGAGGCATTTTCCAATGCTAAGAAACGATTCTGGGCCCAAAAAAATGGACTTCCATGTGACATACCGTTACCAGATCCGGATGTTTACATAGACCAAATCGATTGGGATATCAATATTGATCCTGAGCCATTGCCGGACCATGATGCGGTCCCCGATGAAGTGGCAAACCGCGACCCTGTCATAATATTTGGCGATGATTTTATTGCAAACCAAGCATTCTCACCAAGCGGCTGGGGTGATAATGAAGAGAACTTGAACGTCCCGGTTGGTTATTCTTTCGGTAATCATGTTGATCCATGGGAGCAAAATTGGGGCAATCCATATAGCAACCAGCCTGTATTCGAATGGCCAGGCTTTGCCATTGATGGGTGGTACTTAACAACGAATGGCGGTGATTCTCGACATATGCAGTATGGCAGTGGTTGGAATACCGGATGGGGTTGA
- the LOC140866231 gene encoding zinc finger CCCH domain-containing protein 39-like: MSFPDPTTPHSFMPPPFPCDSGGFWPPYFVENMQQDLASQFDRAPPFKRARNSENKPPVNQTNGTGSNGTSNIFYKTRICAKFMDGMCRNGEHCTFAHGTEDLRVPPPNWQDLVREKDRGAGNNWNDDQRMSNRTKICKKYYHGGECPYGEKCIFLHERAPSNFNAEVPWQRESSAISIGTRRDALWSSSDVNQPDLNKQVSGGLDTYQVRTNFWKTRLCNNWVTGQCPHGERCYFAHGQSDLKVSGSRVEAEQIMNSGSIPAKSMAAPGNPVSGSPLGEAGEDKKSSKWKLSKKVNRIYADWIDDLSPPHCSPNKKDDI, from the exons ATGAGTTTTCCGGATCCTACGACACCTCATTCATTCATGCCACCACCTTTTccttgtgattccggaggattTTGGCCTCCATATTTTGTGGAAAATATGCAACAAGATTTAGCTTCCCAGTTTGACCGTGCTCCACCATTTAAGAGAGCAAGAAACTCTGAAAACAAACCGCCAGTTAATCAGACAAATGGTACCGGAAGTAATGGTACCAGCAACATATTTTACAAGACACGAATCTGTGCTAAATTCATGGATGGCATGTGCCGCAATGGCGAGCATTGCACTTTTGCTCATGGTACTGAGGATTTACGCGTGCCCCCTCCGAATTGGCAAGATCTTGTTCGAGAAAAGGATAGGGGTGCTGGGAATAATTGGAATGATGATCAAAGAATGAGCAATAGAACAAAAATCTGCAAGAAATATTACCACGGAGGTGAGTGCCCATATGGGGAGAAGTGTATCTTCCTCCATGAACGGGCTCCTTCGAACTTTAATGCCGAAGTGCCTTGGCAGAGGGAGAGTTCTGCTATAAGCATAGGAACTAGAAGGGATGCCTTGTGGAGCAGCAGCGATGTCAATCAACCTGATTTGAATAAGCAGGTTAGTGGGGGCTTGGATACTTACCAAGTGAGAAcgaatttttggaaaaccagGTTATGCAATAATTGGGTGACTGGTCAGTGTCCACATGGAGAAAGATGCTATTTTGCTCATGGCCAATCAG ATTTGAAGGTTTCTGGTTCACGTGTTGAGGCAGAACAAATAATGAACTCTGGCTCCATCCCAGCCAAATCTATGGCTGCACCTGGAAATCCTGTGTCTGGTTCTCCTCTTGGCGAAGCTGGAGAAGATAAGAAGTCGTCGAAATGGAAACTGTCCAAGAAAGTTAATCGAATTTATGCTGACTGGATTGATGATCTATCACCACCACACTGCTCACCGAACAAAAAGGATGATATATGA